In Microbispora sp. ZYX-F-249, a single genomic region encodes these proteins:
- a CDS encoding sugar ABC transporter ATP-binding protein, translating into MSQSAAPVLEARQISKRFPGVRALDGVSLALFPGEVHALVGENGAGKSTLIKVFTGVHRPDAGELIYDGSPVAFGTPLDAQRAGISTIYQEVNLVPMMSVARNLMLGREPRGRLGVIDTAAMYGEAERILAGYGVVTDVRRPLRTLGMGAQQMVALARAVAIDARVVIMDEPTSSLEPREVETLFSVIRRLRDDGIAVVYVSHRLDELYAVCDRVTVLRDGRVAHTGPLAGLERLRLIALMLGRDLDEVRTGGLTRFSRDRHRAGDGNGAPPAVQAVGLTRRQALRGVDVSVWPGEVVGLGGLLGAGRSETAKGIVGALPLDAGRVLVAGLPLRTGSTTAAIRAGVSLLPEDRKAEGIIPALSVRENIALAALPSLSRAGVVSDAKIDKVVEVFMRRLRIKAASPHQPVQELSGGNQQKVLLARWLAVRPKVLLLDEPTRGIDVGAKAEVQALVDELAEEGLGVLLISSDLEELVEGADRILVLREGAVVGELSGDDVTEDKIMASIAERGAGSDG; encoded by the coding sequence TTGAGCCAGTCGGCCGCACCGGTGCTCGAAGCCAGGCAGATCAGCAAGCGCTTTCCCGGCGTGAGGGCCCTCGACGGTGTGTCCCTCGCCCTCTTCCCCGGCGAGGTGCACGCCCTCGTGGGCGAGAACGGCGCGGGCAAGTCCACGTTGATCAAGGTCTTCACCGGCGTCCACCGCCCCGACGCCGGTGAGCTGATCTACGACGGTTCGCCCGTGGCCTTCGGGACGCCGCTCGACGCGCAGCGCGCCGGGATCTCGACCATCTACCAGGAGGTCAACCTCGTCCCCATGATGAGCGTGGCCCGCAACCTGATGCTCGGCCGCGAGCCGCGCGGCCGCCTGGGCGTCATCGACACCGCCGCGATGTACGGCGAGGCGGAGCGGATCCTCGCGGGCTACGGCGTCGTCACCGACGTGCGCCGCCCGCTGCGCACGCTCGGGATGGGCGCCCAGCAGATGGTCGCCCTGGCCAGGGCCGTGGCGATCGACGCCCGCGTGGTCATCATGGACGAGCCCACCTCGTCGCTGGAGCCGCGCGAGGTCGAGACGCTGTTCTCGGTGATCAGGAGACTCAGGGACGACGGCATCGCGGTCGTCTACGTCAGCCACCGCCTGGACGAGCTGTACGCGGTGTGCGACCGGGTCACCGTGCTGCGCGACGGGCGGGTCGCGCACACGGGCCCGCTCGCCGGGCTCGAACGGCTGAGGCTCATCGCCCTCATGCTGGGCCGCGACCTCGACGAGGTCAGGACCGGCGGCCTGACCAGGTTCTCCCGGGACCGCCACCGGGCCGGTGACGGAAACGGCGCCCCGCCCGCCGTACAGGCCGTGGGCCTGACCCGGCGGCAGGCGCTGCGCGGGGTGGACGTCTCGGTGTGGCCCGGCGAGGTCGTCGGCCTGGGCGGGCTGCTCGGAGCGGGGCGCAGCGAGACCGCCAAGGGCATCGTGGGCGCGCTCCCGCTGGACGCGGGCCGGGTGCTCGTCGCCGGCCTGCCCCTGCGCACCGGCTCGACCACGGCGGCGATCAGGGCCGGGGTCAGCCTGCTGCCCGAGGACCGCAAGGCCGAGGGCATCATCCCGGCGCTGTCGGTCCGGGAGAACATCGCGCTCGCCGCCCTGCCGTCGCTGTCGCGGGCCGGAGTCGTCTCCGACGCGAAGATCGACAAGGTCGTCGAGGTCTTCATGCGCCGGCTCAGGATCAAGGCGGCCTCGCCCCACCAGCCGGTGCAGGAGCTGTCCGGCGGCAACCAGCAGAAGGTGCTGCTCGCGCGGTGGCTCGCCGTCCGGCCGAAGGTCCTGCTGCTGGACGAGCCCACCCGCGGCATCGACGTGGGCGCCAAGGCCGAGGTGCAGGCCCTCGTGGACGAGCTGGCCGAGGAGGGCCTGGGCGTGTTACTGATCTCGTCGGATCTGGAGGAGCTGGTGGAGGGCGCCGACCGGATCCTGGTGCTGCGCGAGGGCGCCGTCGTCGGCGAGCTGTCCGGCGACGACGTCACGGAGGACAAGATCATGGCGTCCATCGCCGAACGAGGAGCGGGGTCCGATGGCTGA
- a CDS encoding ABC transporter substrate-binding protein — protein MKSSPRTAVLTLAVLLGAAGCAKSETPAASGAGAAATAQRQVVQTPAGSAGPTCTLEQFGGAKFDLKTATVGFSQSEKEANPFRIAETKSIKDEAAKLGIADLKVTNAQSQFSKQITDVQQLIAQGVKLLVIAPLNSDGWEPVLQQAAAKKIPIITVDRKINAKPCGDYLTFIGSDFYEQGKRAADQMITALGGTGKVAILLGAPGNNVTTERTDGFKDRIKEKAPGIQISFEQTGEFAREKGQQVTEQLIQSNPDINGIYAENDEMALGAVTALKGAGKDPGAVKIVSVDGTRSAVQAIADGWLHAVVESNPRFGPLAFETARKFLDGQPIPDKVIISDREYDGSNAEASLGEAY, from the coding sequence ATGAAGTCATCTCCCCGCACGGCCGTGCTCACCCTCGCCGTGCTGCTCGGCGCGGCCGGCTGCGCCAAGTCGGAGACCCCGGCCGCGTCGGGGGCCGGAGCCGCGGCGACCGCGCAGCGGCAGGTGGTGCAGACCCCGGCGGGCTCGGCCGGCCCGACCTGCACGCTGGAGCAGTTCGGCGGCGCGAAGTTCGACCTGAAGACCGCCACGGTCGGCTTCTCCCAGTCGGAGAAGGAGGCCAACCCCTTCCGCATCGCGGAGACCAAGTCCATCAAGGACGAGGCGGCCAAGCTCGGGATCGCCGATCTCAAGGTCACCAACGCGCAGTCGCAGTTCTCCAAGCAGATCACCGACGTGCAGCAGCTCATCGCCCAGGGGGTGAAGCTGCTCGTCATCGCGCCGCTGAACTCCGACGGCTGGGAGCCGGTGCTCCAGCAGGCCGCGGCGAAGAAGATCCCCATCATCACGGTCGACCGCAAGATCAACGCCAAGCCGTGCGGCGACTACCTGACGTTCATCGGCTCGGACTTCTACGAGCAGGGCAAGCGGGCCGCGGACCAGATGATCACCGCGCTCGGCGGCACCGGCAAGGTGGCGATCCTGCTCGGCGCGCCGGGCAACAACGTCACCACCGAGCGCACCGACGGCTTCAAGGACCGGATCAAGGAGAAGGCGCCCGGCATCCAGATCTCCTTCGAGCAGACCGGTGAGTTCGCCAGGGAGAAGGGCCAGCAGGTCACCGAGCAGCTCATCCAGTCCAATCCCGACATCAACGGCATCTACGCCGAGAACGACGAGATGGCGCTGGGCGCGGTGACCGCGCTGAAGGGCGCGGGCAAGGACCCGGGCGCCGTAAAGATCGTCTCGGTTGACGGCACCCGCAGCGCCGTCCAGGCCATCGCCGACGGCTGGCTGCACGCGGTCGTCGAGTCGAACCCCCGGTTCGGGCCGCTCGCCTTCGAGACCGCGCGGAAGTTCCTGGACGGGCAGCCGATCCCGGACAAGGTCATCATCTCCGACCGCGAGTACGACGGTTCCAACGCCGAGGCGTCCCTCGGCGAGGCCTACTGA
- a CDS encoding sugar ABC transporter ATP-binding protein, with product MLQAAGICKSFQGAPALDHVTLALRAGEVHALVGGNGAGKSTLVKVLSGVCRPDAGRLRLLGEEVALSSPAEAARLGIATIHQDAGLVPTMSIAANLFLGREPRGRFGLIDFAAMHARAAELLTAYGLRADPRRPLGSLGGGARQLVALARAASADAWLVVLDEPASALERDELEVLFGAISRLRAEGRAVLYVTHRLDELYEICDRVTVLREGRVVHTGPLAGLDRRRLVSLLLGRPFHAGGADAAVTGEPAGPPADEPLLEARGLTRRHVLRDVSLALRTGEVVGLGGLRGAGRSETAKAIAGALRVDAGQVTIAGAPTGKWSIRNAIRAGVGLVPENRRVEGIVPTLSVRDNIALAALPRLSRAGIVSDAHLDRIVATFMRRLDIRAVSPRQAAGELSGGNQQKVLLARWLAMQPKVLLLDEPSRGVDIATKLAMRALLDDLAVDGLAILLISSDVSELVENCDSVVVLRDGAVVGELAGPEVSEDRIMGALAAG from the coding sequence GTGCTGCAGGCCGCAGGTATATGCAAGAGCTTTCAGGGCGCGCCCGCGCTCGACCACGTCACCCTGGCCCTGCGGGCCGGGGAGGTCCACGCGCTCGTCGGCGGCAACGGCGCGGGCAAGTCGACCCTGGTCAAGGTGCTCTCCGGAGTGTGCAGGCCGGACGCCGGCCGGTTGCGCCTCCTCGGGGAGGAGGTCGCGCTCTCCTCCCCCGCCGAGGCGGCCCGGCTCGGGATCGCCACCATCCACCAGGACGCCGGTCTCGTCCCCACGATGAGCATCGCCGCCAACCTGTTCCTGGGACGGGAGCCGCGCGGCCGTTTCGGGCTGATCGACTTCGCCGCCATGCACGCGCGGGCCGCCGAGCTGCTGACCGCCTACGGGCTGCGCGCGGACCCGCGCCGCCCGCTCGGCTCGCTCGGCGGCGGCGCGCGTCAGCTCGTCGCCCTGGCCCGGGCCGCGTCCGCGGACGCGTGGCTGGTCGTCCTGGACGAGCCCGCGTCCGCGCTGGAGCGCGACGAGCTGGAGGTCCTGTTCGGCGCGATCTCCCGCCTGCGTGCCGAGGGCCGGGCGGTGCTGTACGTCACCCACCGGCTCGACGAGCTCTACGAGATCTGCGACCGCGTGACCGTGCTGCGTGAGGGCCGGGTGGTGCACACCGGGCCGCTCGCCGGCCTCGACCGCCGCAGGCTCGTCTCGCTCCTGCTCGGCCGGCCCTTCCATGCCGGCGGGGCCGACGCCGCCGTCACCGGCGAGCCCGCCGGCCCGCCCGCCGACGAGCCCCTGCTCGAGGCCCGGGGGCTGACCCGCCGCCACGTCCTGCGCGACGTCTCCCTCGCCCTGCGTACGGGAGAGGTGGTCGGCCTGGGCGGCCTGCGGGGCGCGGGGCGCAGCGAGACCGCGAAGGCGATCGCGGGCGCGCTGCGGGTGGACGCCGGGCAGGTGACGATCGCGGGCGCGCCCACGGGCAAGTGGTCGATCAGGAACGCGATCCGCGCCGGGGTCGGTCTCGTTCCGGAGAACCGCCGCGTGGAGGGGATCGTGCCGACGCTGTCGGTCCGCGACAACATCGCGCTGGCCGCGCTCCCCCGGCTGTCCCGCGCGGGCATCGTCTCCGACGCGCATCTGGACCGGATCGTCGCCACGTTCATGCGGCGGCTGGACATCCGGGCGGTCTCGCCCCGTCAGGCCGCCGGGGAGCTGTCCGGCGGCAACCAGCAGAAGGTGCTGCTGGCCCGCTGGCTGGCGATGCAGCCGAAAGTGCTGCTGCTCGACGAGCCCAGCCGGGGCGTCGACATCGCGACCAAGCTGGCCATGCGGGCGCTGCTCGACGACCTGGCGGTGGACGGGCTGGCGATCCTGCTGATCTCCTCCGACGTGTCGGAGCTGGTGGAGAACTGCGACAGCGTGGTGGTCCTGCGTGACGGCGCGGTGGTCGGCGAACTCGCCGGCCCCGAGGTCAGCGAGGACCGCATCATGGGAGCGCTCGCCGCGGGCTGA
- a CDS encoding sensor histidine kinase — MSLVPVAAAVVPAPVAVVAAATALFRPKTRSRLTLPAGAAALSLAVTLAHLVGGPRHTRVADVSGMAESVALMVLAGLLVRYAPARAAVPAATATGTAAAVWVLRVFTPASPVEGMGVCAFWGLGALAAIGAGAYLRLLDVRRDRAVSDARTALRLRLSQDLHDFVAHDISEMVAHAQAGRVAGDPRQALVRVEAAGQRAMSMLDRTLDMLRHDRPHVPTGDLSGIRETAARFSAAGPARVHLSTDTPAAVPAEIAALAYRVVVEGLTNVRRHAPRAGRVDLGLRAADDVLEITMTNDGVSRAPGRRRGGAGLAGLTALVRERGGELVARAVPDGWSLTARLPLAQSPAWSPESSSPTTRKASAPPSA; from the coding sequence GTGAGCCTGGTTCCGGTCGCCGCCGCCGTCGTGCCGGCGCCGGTCGCCGTCGTGGCGGCGGCCACGGCGTTGTTCCGGCCGAAGACGCGCTCGCGCCTGACCCTGCCGGCCGGTGCGGCGGCCTTGTCCCTCGCCGTCACGCTGGCGCACCTCGTCGGCGGGCCGCGGCACACGCGGGTCGCCGACGTGTCCGGAATGGCCGAGAGCGTGGCCCTCATGGTGCTGGCCGGCCTGCTGGTCCGGTACGCGCCGGCGCGAGCCGCCGTGCCGGCGGCCACGGCGACCGGCACGGCGGCGGCCGTGTGGGTGCTCCGCGTCTTCACTCCCGCCTCTCCTGTGGAAGGGATGGGCGTGTGCGCGTTCTGGGGGCTGGGCGCGCTGGCCGCCATCGGGGCGGGCGCCTACCTGCGTCTTCTCGACGTACGGCGGGACCGCGCGGTGTCCGACGCCCGCACCGCCCTGCGGCTGCGACTGTCCCAGGACCTGCATGACTTCGTCGCCCACGACATCAGCGAGATGGTGGCGCACGCCCAGGCGGGCAGGGTCGCGGGCGATCCGCGTCAGGCCCTCGTACGCGTGGAGGCCGCCGGCCAGCGAGCCATGTCGATGCTCGACCGCACGCTCGACATGCTCCGGCACGACCGGCCCCACGTGCCCACCGGCGACCTGAGCGGCATCCGCGAGACCGCCGCGCGGTTCTCGGCCGCCGGGCCCGCGCGCGTCCATCTGAGCACGGACACGCCGGCGGCGGTCCCGGCGGAGATCGCGGCCCTGGCCTACCGGGTCGTGGTCGAAGGACTCACCAACGTCCGGCGGCACGCTCCCCGGGCCGGCCGGGTGGACCTCGGCCTCCGCGCCGCGGACGACGTCCTGGAGATCACGATGACCAACGACGGGGTGAGCCGGGCTCCCGGCCGCCGGCGCGGCGGGGCCGGGCTGGCCGGCCTCACGGCACTCGTCCGGGAGCGGGGCGGCGAGCTCGTCGCCCGGGCCGTACCGGACGGGTGGTCGCTGACCGCCCGCCTGCCGCTGGCACAATCCCCCGCGTGGTCACCCGAATCCTCCTCGCCGACGACCAGGAAGGCATCCGCGCCGCCTTCCGCATGA
- a CDS encoding PA14 domain-containing protein: protein MRKPILLLLAVVLGAVWQVAGQGPATAADAERHGLRGDYYLSSAAGKFDFAQLKATVIDPDLELPDLNPVFTSLTGREDDVTVRWTGRIQPAYSEPYTFSIIGDNGFRLWVDDTLVIDHWVDDWDKEQTGTPITLQAGRKYNFKVEYFEHFGGANLHLRWQSPSQAKQAVPAEAFYLPEGFDPPGPASVTVDAAGGTATLDFGGTALAPLPAGAAGHFGLTVAATKWPVESAALDGTTKVTLKLGAPIPRLAADVRASYDGDGGLAKADGTAIEAFSWVPVTNASTYVLKTRWADKVNADNPLPEYPRPQLVRDRWQNLNGTWQFAAAKEGEAPPFGRDLAERIVVPYPVESSLSGIGRHEDRMWYRRTFEVPSSWKKDRVLLHLDAVDYEAVVYVNGKQVGAHKGGYDRFTVDVTDALTRKGRQELVVGVSDPTGAGGQPKGKQTLTPGGIWYTPASGIWQTVWMEPVDRTYIEAVDTIPEVLGQSLRVTVRAGGDATAVVTARAGKRVVGRVTGPAGKELAVPIPDPHLWTPDDPYLYDLTVELKGGDKVESYFGMRSISTGRVNGTTRVMLNGTPVFQFGPLDQGYWPDGIYTAPTDEALRYDLEQTKALGFNMVRKHMKVESDRWYAYADRLGLLVWQDMPSTNGSPGAADKEQFESELREMVDQHRSSPSIVMWVPFNESWGQYDVSRIADYVKSLDPSRLVDNQSGINCCGAQDGGNGDVMDYHIYPGPGSPGRPGFFRASVLGEYGGLALPVVGHTWTGGGWGYAVEADGEALTKRFLEMDDALRRLHACNGLSGAVYTQTTDVETEINGLMTYDRAVTKPDVKRVHDANKALTAEILPACA from the coding sequence GTGAGAAAGCCCATCCTCTTACTCCTGGCCGTCGTTCTCGGCGCGGTCTGGCAGGTCGCGGGGCAGGGTCCCGCGACCGCCGCCGACGCCGAGCGGCACGGCCTGCGCGGCGACTACTACCTGTCCTCGGCGGCAGGGAAGTTCGACTTCGCCCAGCTCAAGGCCACCGTGATCGACCCGGATCTGGAACTGCCGGACCTCAACCCGGTCTTCACCTCGCTGACCGGGCGGGAGGACGACGTCACCGTGCGGTGGACGGGCCGCATCCAGCCCGCGTACTCCGAGCCGTACACCTTCTCGATCATCGGGGACAACGGCTTCCGGCTCTGGGTGGACGACACGCTCGTCATCGACCACTGGGTGGACGACTGGGACAAGGAGCAGACCGGCACCCCGATAACCCTGCAGGCCGGCCGGAAGTACAACTTCAAGGTCGAGTATTTCGAGCACTTCGGCGGTGCCAACCTCCACCTGCGCTGGCAGAGCCCCAGCCAGGCCAAGCAGGCCGTGCCGGCGGAGGCGTTCTACCTTCCCGAGGGCTTCGACCCGCCCGGGCCGGCGAGCGTCACCGTCGACGCGGCGGGCGGCACCGCCACCCTCGACTTCGGCGGCACCGCGCTCGCGCCGCTCCCCGCCGGCGCCGCCGGGCACTTCGGCCTGACGGTCGCCGCGACGAAGTGGCCGGTGGAGTCGGCCGCCCTCGACGGGACCACGAAGGTCACGCTGAAGCTCGGCGCTCCCATCCCGCGCCTGGCCGCCGACGTGCGGGCCTCCTACGACGGTGACGGCGGCCTGGCGAAGGCGGACGGCACCGCGATCGAGGCGTTCTCCTGGGTGCCGGTGACCAACGCCTCCACGTACGTGCTGAAGACCCGCTGGGCGGACAAGGTGAACGCGGACAACCCGCTGCCCGAGTATCCCCGCCCGCAGCTCGTCCGCGACCGCTGGCAGAACCTCAACGGCACCTGGCAGTTCGCCGCCGCGAAGGAAGGCGAGGCACCGCCCTTCGGCCGCGACCTCGCCGAGAGGATCGTCGTGCCGTACCCGGTGGAGTCGAGCCTGTCCGGCATCGGCCGCCACGAGGACCGCATGTGGTACCGCCGCACCTTCGAGGTGCCGTCCTCCTGGAAGAAGGACCGCGTCCTGCTCCACCTCGACGCCGTGGACTACGAGGCGGTCGTCTACGTCAACGGCAAGCAGGTGGGCGCGCACAAGGGCGGCTACGACAGGTTCACCGTGGACGTGACCGACGCGCTCACCCGCAAGGGCCGGCAGGAGCTGGTCGTGGGCGTGAGCGACCCGACCGGCGCCGGCGGCCAGCCCAAGGGCAAGCAGACCCTGACCCCGGGCGGCATCTGGTACACCCCGGCCTCCGGCATCTGGCAGACCGTCTGGATGGAGCCGGTCGACCGGACGTACATCGAGGCCGTGGACACGATCCCCGAGGTGCTCGGCCAGTCCCTGCGGGTGACGGTCCGGGCCGGCGGGGACGCCACCGCCGTCGTCACCGCCCGCGCCGGCAAGCGCGTCGTCGGCAGGGTCACCGGCCCGGCCGGCAAGGAGCTGGCCGTGCCGATCCCGGACCCGCACCTCTGGACGCCCGACGACCCGTACCTGTACGACCTCACGGTCGAGCTGAAGGGCGGCGACAAGGTGGAGAGCTACTTCGGGATGCGCTCCATCTCGACCGGCAGGGTGAACGGCACGACCAGGGTCATGCTCAACGGCACGCCGGTCTTCCAGTTCGGCCCGCTCGACCAGGGCTACTGGCCGGACGGCATCTACACCGCGCCGACCGACGAGGCCCTGCGCTACGACCTGGAGCAGACGAAGGCGCTCGGCTTCAACATGGTGCGCAAGCACATGAAGGTCGAGTCCGACCGCTGGTACGCGTACGCCGACAGGCTCGGCCTGCTCGTCTGGCAGGACATGCCGTCGACGAACGGTTCGCCGGGCGCGGCCGACAAGGAGCAGTTCGAGAGCGAGCTGCGGGAGATGGTGGACCAGCACCGCAGCAGTCCGTCGATCGTGATGTGGGTGCCGTTCAACGAGAGCTGGGGCCAGTACGACGTCTCCAGGATCGCCGACTACGTCAAGAGCCTCGACCCCTCCCGTCTCGTGGACAACCAGAGCGGCATCAACTGCTGCGGCGCCCAGGACGGCGGCAACGGCGACGTGATGGACTACCACATCTATCCCGGCCCCGGCAGCCCCGGCCGGCCCGGCTTCTTCCGTGCGTCGGTGCTCGGCGAGTACGGCGGGCTCGCCCTGCCGGTGGTCGGCCACACCTGGACCGGCGGCGGCTGGGGCTACGCGGTCGAGGCCGACGGCGAGGCGCTGACCAAGCGCTTCCTGGAGATGGACGACGCCCTGCGCAGGCTGCACGCCTGCAACGGCCTGAGCGGTGCCGTCTACACCCAGACGACCGACGTGGAGACCGAGATCAACGGCCTGATGACCTACGACAGGGCCGTGACCAAGCCCGACGTCAAGCGCGTCCACGACGCCAACAAGGCCCTCACCGCGGAGATCCTCCCGGCCTGCGCCTGA
- a CDS encoding ABC transporter permease → MAEAVAPPGRRVLAWAQEYGVYAAVGVLLLFNVLFTPHFLDVANFRTQLVQVAPIVIVSLGMALVIGTQGIDLSVGSVMALAAALVALYLGYGAWPALLVALAGGAVAGTAGGALVAYVGVQPIVATLALLVGVRGLANVLVPQLVEFRNPDLIALGSSSLSGVPVIVVIAAVLTLLMAFVVRRTTFGRQVVAIGGNRAASELSGLPVRRVLLLVYVISGVLAALAGVLATARLQASDPTSLGLFIELSAITAVVVGGTPLSGGRIRVLSTVMGALLMQLLSATLIKHNLPQSWTQIVQAVIILAAVYATRERGTR, encoded by the coding sequence ATGGCTGAAGCGGTCGCACCACCCGGGCGGCGGGTGCTCGCCTGGGCCCAGGAGTACGGCGTCTACGCCGCGGTCGGCGTCCTGCTGCTGTTCAACGTGCTGTTCACCCCCCACTTCCTCGACGTGGCGAACTTCCGCACCCAGCTCGTGCAGGTCGCCCCGATCGTGATCGTGTCGCTCGGCATGGCGCTGGTGATCGGCACGCAGGGCATCGACCTGTCGGTCGGCTCGGTCATGGCGCTGGCCGCCGCGCTCGTCGCGCTCTACCTCGGGTACGGCGCGTGGCCGGCGCTGCTGGTCGCCCTCGCCGGCGGGGCGGTGGCCGGCACCGCGGGCGGCGCGCTGGTCGCCTACGTGGGCGTGCAGCCGATCGTGGCCACGCTCGCGCTGCTGGTCGGCGTCCGGGGCCTGGCCAACGTGCTCGTCCCGCAGCTCGTCGAGTTCCGCAACCCCGACCTGATCGCGCTCGGCAGCAGCTCGCTGTCCGGCGTCCCGGTGATCGTGGTCATCGCGGCCGTGCTGACGCTGCTGATGGCGTTCGTGGTCCGCAGGACGACGTTCGGCAGGCAGGTGGTGGCGATCGGCGGCAACCGCGCGGCCAGCGAGCTGTCCGGGCTGCCCGTCCGCCGGGTGCTGCTGCTGGTCTACGTGATCTCGGGGGTGCTGGCCGCACTCGCCGGGGTGCTCGCGACCGCGCGGCTGCAGGCGAGCGATCCGACCTCGCTCGGCCTGTTCATCGAGCTGTCGGCCATCACGGCGGTCGTGGTGGGCGGCACGCCGCTCAGCGGCGGGCGGATCCGGGTGCTCAGCACGGTCATGGGCGCCCTGCTCATGCAGTTGCTGTCGGCCACCCTCATCAAGCACAACCTGCCGCAGTCGTGGACGCAGATCGTGCAGGCGGTCATCATCCTGGCCGCCGTGTACGCCACCAGGGAGCGAGGAACCCGATGA
- a CDS encoding ABC transporter permease encodes MTRSPGREQVSRVLQQHGAPMVLAALVIIGSLAFDSFATAGNAASVLVSSSFTAVIAIGMTFVIISGGIDLSVGSLFVFGGVLAAYGSQYGLFVALALPLAACGLVGLLQGLLIARTGMAPFIVTLAGLLGVRGLMLAISGEGATTYLVEDSAFARLGQGGLLGLTWPVYITALLAVAAMVLLQRTAFGQNVYAVGGNEQGAALMGVPVARTKVYVYLMSGLLAGLAGVLNAARLSSGVTILGIGLELDVIAAVVIGGTLLTGGAGGITGTIAGVLLLGVIQSLINQVGNLTSAFQQVVSGLFLALVVVAQRLLGRAQRLG; translated from the coding sequence ATGACCCGATCGCCCGGACGTGAGCAGGTGAGCCGCGTCCTCCAGCAGCACGGCGCGCCGATGGTGCTGGCGGCGCTGGTGATCATCGGCAGCCTCGCCTTCGACTCCTTCGCCACCGCGGGCAACGCCGCCAGCGTCCTCGTCTCCTCGTCGTTCACCGCGGTCATCGCCATCGGCATGACCTTCGTGATCATCAGCGGCGGCATCGACCTGTCGGTGGGGTCGCTGTTCGTGTTCGGCGGGGTCCTCGCGGCGTACGGCTCGCAGTACGGGCTGTTCGTCGCGCTGGCGCTGCCGCTCGCCGCGTGCGGGCTGGTGGGGCTCCTCCAGGGGCTGCTCATCGCCAGGACGGGGATGGCGCCGTTCATCGTCACCCTGGCCGGGCTGCTGGGCGTGCGCGGGCTGATGCTGGCGATCTCCGGCGAGGGCGCCACCACCTACCTCGTGGAGGACTCCGCGTTCGCGCGGCTCGGCCAGGGCGGCCTGCTCGGCCTGACCTGGCCGGTCTACATCACCGCGCTCCTGGCGGTGGCCGCCATGGTCCTGCTCCAGCGGACGGCCTTCGGGCAGAACGTCTACGCGGTCGGCGGCAACGAGCAGGGGGCCGCGCTGATGGGCGTGCCGGTCGCACGGACGAAGGTCTACGTCTACCTGATGTCGGGCCTGCTCGCGGGCCTCGCCGGGGTGCTGAACGCGGCCCGGCTCTCCTCCGGCGTCACGATCCTCGGCATCGGCCTGGAACTCGACGTGATCGCCGCGGTGGTGATCGGCGGCACGCTGCTGACCGGGGGAGCGGGGGGCATCACCGGCACCATCGCCGGGGTGCTGCTGCTCGGGGTGATCCAGAGCCTGATCAACCAAGTGGGCAACCTCACGTCGGCCTTCCAGCAGGTCGTC
- a CDS encoding DeoR/GlpR family DNA-binding transcription regulator, with protein sequence MVDTDSDGRRPVFAAERRQRILELVRANGAVSLRELAQAVQSSEVTVRRDLRALESEGLLNRHHGGATLPGDLNREASYVQKVALSSAEKSAIADLAASLVEDGDAIVVGPGTTTQEFARRLSRHTELAVVTNSLLVAQALAGSPRIEVMLTGGTLRGPILALVGSAAERSLAGLRVRRAFISGNGLTADRGLSTPNMQVACVDQALAAAAEEVVVLADHTKIGIDAMVQTVSAEQIDHLVTDDAAPRDVLDELGGKGVRLHVAQI encoded by the coding sequence GTGGTCGACACGGACAGCGACGGGCGCCGGCCCGTGTTCGCGGCCGAGCGCCGCCAGCGCATCCTGGAGTTGGTGCGGGCCAACGGCGCCGTCTCGTTGCGCGAGCTCGCGCAGGCGGTCCAGTCGTCGGAGGTCACCGTCCGCCGCGACCTGCGCGCGCTTGAGTCGGAGGGCCTGCTCAACCGGCACCACGGCGGCGCCACTCTCCCCGGCGACCTGAACAGGGAGGCCAGCTACGTCCAGAAGGTGGCGCTCTCCTCGGCGGAGAAGTCCGCGATCGCCGACCTGGCCGCGTCGCTGGTCGAGGACGGAGACGCGATCGTCGTCGGCCCGGGGACCACCACCCAGGAGTTCGCCCGCAGGCTGAGCAGGCACACCGAGCTCGCCGTGGTCACCAACTCGCTGCTCGTCGCCCAGGCCCTCGCCGGCTCCCCGCGCATCGAGGTGATGCTGACGGGCGGCACGCTGCGCGGTCCGATCCTCGCCCTCGTCGGGAGCGCGGCCGAGCGGTCCCTCGCGGGACTGCGCGTGCGCCGGGCCTTCATCTCCGGCAACGGACTCACCGCCGACCGCGGCCTGTCGACCCCGAACATGCAGGTCGCCTGCGTCGACCAGGCCCTGGCGGCCGCGGCGGAGGAGGTCGTCGTGCTGGCCGACCACACCAAGATCGGCATCGACGCGATGGTGCAGACCGTGTCCGCCGAGCAGATCGACCACCTGGTCACCGACGACGCCGCCCCGCGCGACGTGCTCGACGAACTCGGCGGCAAGGGCGTCCGCCTGCACGTTGCTCAGATTTGA